One genomic window of Parabacteroides pacaensis includes the following:
- a CDS encoding HigA family addiction module antitoxin produces the protein MITIKGVDPRMIANNLTPFEPTHPGEMIKDEIEYRGLSQRKLAAQMGISPTLLNEILNGKRAVSTQYALLFEAALGIDAEIWIRLQAQYDMQVAKSDKSFLERLANIRKLSAVL, from the coding sequence ATGATTACAATAAAAGGTGTTGACCCAAGGATGATTGCCAACAACCTCACTCCGTTTGAGCCGACTCATCCGGGCGAAATGATAAAGGATGAAATTGAATACCGTGGACTGTCGCAAAGAAAATTGGCTGCGCAGATGGGTATTTCTCCGACATTGCTCAATGAAATACTGAACGGCAAACGTGCCGTTTCGACACAATATGCTCTTTTATTTGAAGCAGCACTCGGTATTGACGCAGAGATTTGGATTCGCCTACAAGCTCAGTATGATATGCAAGTAGCCAAGTCGGATAAGTCTTTCCTCGAAAGGCTTGCCAACATCCGGAAACTTTCAGCAGTATTGTAA
- a CDS encoding type II toxin-antitoxin system RelE/ParE family toxin, with amino-acid sequence MFVAFEETYLQDLYEKGKTSDKKHCYQPDIVKRYKRCIDTLLNTQNIEKLMQINSLNYEALKGDKKGISSIRVNDKYRLEFTVRETMDEPVITVCNIIDLSNHYK; translated from the coding sequence ATGTTTGTTGCCTTCGAAGAGACATACCTACAAGACCTTTACGAGAAGGGAAAAACGAGCGACAAGAAGCACTGTTACCAGCCTGACATCGTAAAACGTTACAAAAGATGTATTGATACACTTTTGAATACACAAAATATAGAAAAACTCATGCAGATTAATTCACTGAATTACGAAGCATTGAAAGGTGACAAGAAAGGTATTTCATCCATACGAGTGAACGACAAATACCGATTAGAGTTCACAGTGAGGGAAACGATGGACGAACCGGTTATTACCGTATGCAATATAATAGATTTGTCGAACCATTACAAATAA
- a CDS encoding NfeD family protein: MQEWWSTLDLFMKSLWGITIFASLVFIVETIMTFVGMDSDIDIGTDVDFDTDTPPDSSHPFQLFTFRNFINFFLGFGWTAIALRSSVNNTFLLLLIAAIVGILLVTAVMYIFKWLSGMEQSGNIRIQTATGCKGTVYLTIPGKRQGEGKVQISIQGAIREYNAVTDGDKLANGTPIRVKEALNENTLLVEKQ; encoded by the coding sequence ATGCAAGAATGGTGGTCTACTCTCGATTTATTTATGAAATCCCTATGGGGAATCACAATCTTTGCCAGCTTGGTATTTATCGTGGAAACAATCATGACCTTCGTTGGCATGGATTCCGATATAGACATAGGAACAGATGTCGATTTCGACACGGATACCCCGCCGGACTCTTCTCACCCGTTCCAATTGTTTACCTTCCGTAATTTTATAAACTTCTTTCTAGGCTTCGGATGGACAGCCATTGCGTTGCGTTCGTCCGTAAACAATACATTCCTGTTACTTCTTATCGCTGCAATAGTAGGTATCTTGTTAGTAACGGCAGTAATGTACATCTTCAAATGGCTAAGTGGGATGGAACAATCCGGGAATATCCGAATACAAACAGCAACGGGATGCAAAGGAACCGTTTACCTCACGATACCCGGCAAACGGCAGGGCGAAGGTAAAGTACAAATCTCCATCCAAGGTGCAATAAGGGAATATAATGCCGTAACAGACGGCGACAAACTGGCGAACGGCACTCCCATCCGCGTGAAAGAGGCCCTGAATGAAAATACGTTATTAGTAGAAAAACAATAA
- a CDS encoding LacI family DNA-binding transcriptional regulator encodes MRTSLKDIAEKLNLSKATISWTLSGKGDEKGISMATQEKVFQCAKELNYQPNLLARSLHSGYSKTIGLIIPDITDSFYSKIACVIEKEADARGYSVMIGNSESRIDKENKLIHLLKAKQVDGIILAPTKVSKSEIQTLVDESFPLVLFDRYFPQINTNYVIIDNEESSYQLVHKMIRNGARKIAIITTNSYLRTMNMRREGYARALMEMDLPVEPELYGEVPFVDYEHGIDKILDRIFAEVPDVDAFFFTTHILAIEAFRYFYDKGIDVKKYELACIHSISSFRALAPNINIAFMPIDEIGENTVRILLKSIEHRQKNPRETQKVESVLLHCTISTP; translated from the coding sequence ATGAGAACATCCTTGAAAGACATAGCAGAAAAATTGAACCTGTCTAAAGCAACTATTTCATGGACCCTTTCAGGAAAGGGAGATGAAAAAGGCATAAGTATGGCTACCCAAGAAAAAGTATTTCAATGCGCTAAGGAACTGAATTACCAACCTAATTTATTAGCCAGGAGTTTACATAGCGGATATTCCAAAACAATTGGTTTGATTATTCCGGACATCACGGATTCTTTTTATTCTAAGATTGCCTGTGTGATAGAAAAAGAAGCAGATGCCAGAGGCTATTCGGTGATGATAGGTAACTCGGAATCCAGGATTGACAAAGAAAACAAATTGATCCATCTTTTAAAAGCCAAGCAAGTAGACGGCATCATATTAGCTCCTACTAAAGTTTCTAAAAGTGAAATCCAAACATTAGTAGACGAGTCTTTTCCTTTAGTCTTGTTCGACCGTTATTTCCCCCAGATAAACACGAATTATGTAATTATTGACAATGAAGAAAGCAGTTACCAATTAGTACATAAAATGATCAGGAACGGAGCCCGTAAAATTGCCATAATTACTACCAACTCGTATCTGCGAACCATGAATATGAGGCGGGAAGGCTATGCCCGGGCATTGATGGAAATGGACCTTCCTGTGGAGCCCGAACTCTACGGAGAAGTTCCTTTTGTAGATTATGAGCATGGCATCGATAAAATATTAGATCGTATCTTCGCAGAAGTCCCGGATGTGGATGCGTTTTTCTTTACCACTCATATATTGGCCATTGAAGCTTTCCGGTATTTTTATGACAAAGGGATCGATGTCAAGAAATATGAGTTAGCTTGCATACACAGTATATCTTCTTTTCGGGCATTAGCACCTAACATTAATATTGCGTTCATGCCTATTGATGAAATCGGAGAGAATACAGTGAGAATTTTATTGAAGTCTATAGAACACAGGCAAAAGAACCCAAGAGAAACACAAAAAGTAGAATCAGTTCTTTTACACTGTACTATTTCAACTCCTTAA